The following are encoded together in the Pedobacter sp. D749 genome:
- a CDS encoding DUF4286 family protein: protein MFLYNVTLILEDAAAEEWLQWMQDIHIPEVMATGLFVSNRLLKVVDSPNEGVTYCTQYVVETLDNYNKYQETFAPALQAELNEKFKNRFVAYRSLMEFVSPTP from the coding sequence ATGTTTTTATATAATGTTACGCTCATCCTCGAAGATGCAGCAGCCGAAGAATGGTTACAATGGATGCAGGATATTCACATCCCTGAAGTGATGGCAACAGGTCTGTTTGTTTCTAACCGTTTATTAAAAGTTGTTGATTCACCTAATGAAGGGGTTACTTACTGTACACAGTACGTTGTAGAAACATTAGATAACTACAACAAATACCAGGAAACATTTGCACCAGCTTTACAAGCCGAATTAAACGAAAAGTTTAAAAACCGTTTTGTAGCCTATAGAAGTTTGATGGAGTTCGTATCCCCAACCCCCTAA
- a CDS encoding nucleotide pyrophosphohydrolase → MTINEAQETVDRWINTTGIRYFNELTNTAILMEEVGEVARIMARKYGEQSFKKSDETVNLADEMADVMFVLICLANQTGINLTDALEKNLEKKSIRDADRHKNNEKLNP, encoded by the coding sequence ATGACCATTAACGAAGCACAGGAAACGGTAGACCGTTGGATTAATACTACAGGTATCCGTTATTTTAACGAATTAACCAATACCGCCATTTTAATGGAAGAAGTTGGGGAGGTTGCACGGATTATGGCCCGTAAATATGGCGAACAGTCGTTTAAAAAGAGTGATGAAACTGTAAACCTGGCCGATGAAATGGCTGATGTAATGTTTGTTTTAATCTGTCTGGCTAATCAAACGGGTATCAACCTTACCGATGCTTTAGAAAAGAACCTGGAGAAAAAGAGTATTCGAGATGCCGACAGGCATAAAAATAACGAGAAGCTAAACCCCTAA
- a CDS encoding glycosyltransferase family 39 protein, with translation MKDKNPSRLTEYGCLVIFLGLKLILSFVLVNSVYELQRDEFLHLDQANHLAAGFTSVPPLTSLFSWLIKAFGNGIFMVKLVPALMGAITILYCWKIVDFLKGNLLAKCLVAVACICSSLLRLNTLYQPNSFDVLSWTAIFYYLLRYFDQKETKYLYAFAVSVALGFLNKYNVLFLVIGLLPAIIITSNRKIFADKHLYLSVLLALLIISPNIIWQINHHFPVLTHMKLLRATQLVHVNRIDFFTGQFLFFISSIFILLAGLGSLIFYKDFRKYSWIILTYIITLIVFSYFKAKDYYALGLYPVLLAFGAVYLCRVLAKKPILTGLLFAFNIGTFIYLLPLLMPVYSPDEIIAHHKRFERVGALRWEDGKNHELPQDYADMQGWKELAALVDSAYGKVKDKSTLLIRADNYGQAGAINYYSKYKNINAVSYNADYLYWFNMDKPVKNLILIEWAGDEDPQRKREQPLFDKITKIGELKNPYAREKGATVFLLEGAKKEVTGIIKSEIEEEKNDH, from the coding sequence ATGAAGGATAAAAACCCGAGCCGTTTAACTGAATATGGTTGTCTGGTAATTTTTTTAGGGCTAAAACTAATTTTATCTTTTGTATTGGTTAATTCGGTTTACGAATTACAACGTGATGAATTCCTGCATTTAGATCAGGCCAACCACTTAGCTGCAGGTTTTACCTCAGTTCCGCCTCTAACCTCGCTTTTTTCATGGCTGATTAAAGCTTTTGGCAATGGTATTTTTATGGTAAAACTCGTGCCTGCATTAATGGGGGCCATAACCATATTGTATTGCTGGAAAATTGTCGATTTTTTAAAAGGGAATTTATTGGCCAAATGTTTGGTTGCCGTAGCCTGTATATGTTCTTCTCTGCTTAGGCTAAATACCCTTTACCAGCCTAACTCTTTCGATGTTTTATCGTGGACTGCGATATTCTATTATTTGCTGAGATATTTCGATCAAAAAGAAACCAAATATCTGTATGCTTTTGCTGTTTCTGTGGCTTTGGGGTTTCTAAACAAGTATAATGTCCTTTTTCTGGTTATTGGATTGTTACCAGCTATCATTATTACTTCAAATCGGAAAATATTTGCCGATAAACACCTTTACCTATCAGTTTTACTGGCACTTTTAATTATTTCTCCCAATATAATCTGGCAGATTAACCATCACTTCCCTGTGTTAACCCACATGAAACTTTTGCGGGCCACGCAATTGGTACATGTAAACCGGATCGATTTTTTTACCGGACAGTTTCTCTTTTTTATCAGTTCGATTTTTATCCTTCTGGCAGGGCTCGGAAGTTTGATTTTTTATAAAGATTTCAGGAAATACAGCTGGATTATTTTGACCTACATCATTACCCTAATCGTATTTAGCTATTTTAAAGCAAAAGATTATTATGCCCTGGGTTTATACCCGGTTTTATTGGCTTTTGGTGCTGTTTATTTATGTCGGGTTTTAGCGAAGAAACCTATACTTACGGGTTTGCTGTTCGCTTTTAATATAGGTACGTTTATTTACCTGTTACCACTTTTGATGCCGGTTTATAGTCCTGACGAAATTATTGCGCACCATAAAAGGTTCGAGCGGGTAGGGGCATTGCGCTGGGAAGATGGAAAAAATCACGAGTTGCCGCAGGATTATGCCGATATGCAGGGCTGGAAAGAATTGGCTGCACTTGTTGATTCCGCTTACGGAAAAGTTAAAGATAAATCTACTCTGTTGATACGTGCCGATAATTATGGACAGGCCGGCGCAATTAACTATTATTCGAAATATAAAAATATCAATGCGGTATCGTACAATGCCGATTACCTGTATTGGTTTAACATGGATAAGCCGGTTAAAAATTTAATTTTAATAGAATGGGCTGGTGATGAAGACCCTCAAAGGAAGAGAGAGCAGCCATTATTTGATAAAATTACAAAAATTGGCGAATTGAAAAATCCTTATGCCAGGGAAAAAGGTGCGACAGTTTTTTTACTGGAAGGCGCTAAAAAAGAAGTTACAGGTATCATAAAATCAGAAATAGAAGAAGAAAAAAATGACCATTAA
- the dtd gene encoding D-aminoacyl-tRNA deacylase: MRAVLQRVTQASCTVSGEITGAIETGFLVLLGIEDADTLEDLDWLAQKIIGMRVFGDENGMMNKALANVSGDILLISQFTLFAATKKGNRPGFTRAARPDVAIPLYEKMIEKLSALLGKKVKTGIFGADMKIALLNDGPVTILIDTKNKE, from the coding sequence ATGCGGGCAGTTTTACAAAGAGTTACACAAGCAAGTTGCACCGTTAGTGGTGAGATTACAGGAGCAATTGAAACTGGATTTTTAGTGTTATTGGGAATTGAGGATGCCGATACTTTAGAAGATCTGGATTGGTTAGCACAGAAAATTATCGGCATGCGTGTTTTTGGTGATGAAAATGGCATGATGAACAAAGCACTTGCCAACGTGAGCGGAGATATTTTACTGATCAGCCAGTTTACATTATTCGCCGCAACCAAAAAAGGGAACCGTCCAGGTTTTACAAGGGCCGCGCGGCCAGATGTAGCCATTCCGCTATATGAGAAAATGATCGAAAAACTATCAGCTTTATTGGGTAAAAAAGTAAAAACCGGAATTTTTGGTGCCGATATGAAAATAGCTTTGTTAAATGATGGTCCGGTTACGATTTTGATTGATACAAAAAATAAGGAATAA